The Eurosta solidaginis isolate ZX-2024a chromosome 4, ASM4086904v1, whole genome shotgun sequence genome includes a window with the following:
- the LOC137249497 gene encoding venom allergen-1-like, with product MNLKHILIPAFLCIFSAIVNGDLTKVDYCSDAYTCKGQREKHVLACNNKGDFHGLCPVNARIISMTKKFKQLFLDEHNKYRNEIAGGLKDLKPAAAMATLEWDDELAYFAEFNVKRCQIIYEDEGCFKTARYEALDQNTGLLFYKSIHDCSTLYTDIENYIRIYWYEQYLDCTQAEVDLYHPPEKPIKEFGKMVMDRNNRLGCGASLFVNDFGVNVLFTCNYARRLLCNKPIYRSGKKGGSGCKSGKNPNYPNLCSTEENVDPNNYK from the exons atgaatttaaaacatATCTTAATTCCCGCTTTTCTATGCATTTTTTCAGCGATTGTGAATGGGGACCTTACTAAAGTAGACTACTGCAGCGATGCCTATACGTGCAAGGGACAAAGGGAAAAGCATGTTTTGGCTTGCAATAATAAAGGC GATTTCCATGGCCTTTGCCCAGTAAATGCTAGAATAATATCAATGACCAAGAAATTCAAACAACTTTTCTTAGATGAACATAATAAATATCGCAATGAGATTGCAGGGGGCTTAAAAGATCTCAAACCAGCAGCAGCTATGGCTACCTTGGAATGGGATGATGAATTGGCATATTTCGCCGAATTTAATGTAAAGCGATGTCAAATAATTTATGAAGATGAAGGGTGTTTTAAGACAGCACGTTACGAGGCGCTCGATCAAAATACTGGTTTGTTGTTTTATAAATCGATACACGATTGCTCTACCCTTTATACTGATATTGAGAATTATATACGCATTTACTGGTATGAACAATATCTAGATTGTACACAAGCTGAAGTCGATTTGTATCATCCACCAGAAAA ACCAATTAAAGAATTTGGCAAAATGGTTATGGATCGTAATAATCGTCTCGGCTGCGGTGCTTCTCTTTTCGTAAATGATTTTGGTGTCAATGTACTCTTCACATGTAATTATGCTCGTCGTTTGTTATGCAATAAGCCAATATACCGTTCAGGCAAAAAAGGTGGCTCGGGCTGTAAAAGTGGCAAGAATCCGAATTATCCAAACTTATGTTCAACCGAAGAGAATGTCGACCCTAATAATTACAAATGA